A genomic region of Candidatus Acidulodesulfobacterium acidiphilum contains the following coding sequences:
- a CDS encoding heterodisulfide reductase subunit C, with amino-acid sequence AELKKEIFEEARKDFRYEEYVRGCLNCGVCTGGCPPHRFFDFSPRIVLQKMKSKDPELIWTMMDEYVWACFQCFTCAMICPFLNSPGGVIAILREIAVRRGFESAKKVLKPYSRVLLKLTAYGNQLSPDMIQPDFFPDWGPHIGYASTDLAIKRKAIPMPTLQVTNLAWDVAPETMKELYDIFDEAGVFKIIESVDPSLYEIIQDIVDDVRSS; translated from the coding sequence GCCGAATTAAAAAAAGAAATTTTCGAAGAAGCAAGAAAAGATTTCCGGTATGAAGAGTATGTTAGAGGATGTTTAAACTGCGGCGTCTGCACCGGCGGATGCCCGCCCCACAGATTTTTCGATTTTTCTCCGCGTATAGTCCTGCAAAAAATGAAGTCAAAAGACCCTGAACTTATCTGGACAATGATGGACGAATATGTATGGGCTTGTTTTCAGTGTTTTACATGCGCGATGATTTGTCCGTTTTTAAACAGCCCAGGAGGCGTTATAGCTATATTAAGGGAAATTGCCGTACGAAGAGGCTTCGAATCGGCGAAAAAAGTTTTAAAACCTTATTCGCGCGTTCTTTTAAAACTTACCGCATACGGCAATCAGCTTTCTCCTGATATGATACAGCCGGATTTTTTTCCGGACTGGGGTCCGCATATAGGATATGCTTCGACGGATCTTGCAATAAAAAGAAAAGCTATTCCTATGCCTACCCTTCAAGTTACTAATTTGGCATGGGACGTCGCTCCGGAAACTATGAAAGAATTATACGATATATTCGACGAAGCCGGAGTTTTTAAAATAATAGAATCCGTCGATCCTTCGCTTTACGAAATAATTCAGGATATAGTGGACGACGTCAGAAGTTCTTAA